In Finegoldia magna ATCC 53516, a genomic segment contains:
- a CDS encoding IS256 family transposase has product MLIEEYQPETVQDLQEALKDLLGDTMEQMLKAELDEHLDYEYGEKPLSLNTRNGSSKKTVKSSYGNIDLNIPRDREGSFEPQALKKYQKDISNIENQIISMYAKGMTTRDISTHIKEIYGFGISESMVSKITNKILPTIEEWQNRPLEKVYPFVFLDAIHYHVRENNIVVKKAVYIALGYNTEGYKEILGMWVGENESSKYWLLVLNQLKERGLEDILIVSTDNLSGFSQAIESVYPKTEIQKCIIHQIRNSTKFVSYRDIKELMKDLKTVYKASTEELALSNLDIFEEKWGKKYPMCVNSWRNNWAELSTYFKYPEGIRKLIYTTNSIENFNRQLRKVTKNKTIFPSDYALQKSLYLAMVDASSKWTSRIRGWDQILSQLSIFFEGRI; this is encoded by the coding sequence ATGTTAATTGAAGAATATCAACCAGAAACAGTACAAGATTTACAAGAAGCTTTGAAAGATCTTCTAGGAGACACAATGGAACAAATGTTAAAAGCAGAGTTAGATGAACATCTAGATTATGAATATGGTGAAAAACCACTGTCATTAAACACAAGAAATGGATCAAGTAAAAAAACAGTTAAATCATCATACGGAAACATAGACCTAAACATCCCACGAGACAGAGAAGGATCCTTTGAGCCACAAGCATTGAAAAAATATCAAAAAGACATATCAAACATAGAAAACCAAATAATATCTATGTATGCAAAAGGAATGACAACAAGAGACATATCAACACACATAAAAGAAATCTATGGATTTGGAATATCAGAATCCATGGTAAGCAAAATAACAAATAAAATACTACCAACTATTGAAGAATGGCAAAATAGACCATTAGAAAAAGTATATCCATTTGTATTTTTAGATGCAATACACTATCATGTAAGAGAAAATAACATAGTAGTAAAAAAAGCAGTATATATAGCACTAGGATACAATACAGAAGGATACAAAGAAATACTTGGAATGTGGGTAGGAGAAAATGAATCAAGTAAATACTGGCTATTGGTATTAAATCAATTAAAAGAACGAGGATTAGAAGATATATTAATAGTCTCAACAGATAATTTATCAGGATTTAGCCAAGCAATAGAAAGTGTATATCCAAAAACAGAAATTCAAAAATGCATAATTCATCAAATAAGAAATTCAACAAAATTCGTATCATATAGAGATATAAAAGAGCTAATGAAAGACTTAAAAACAGTATACAAAGCATCAACAGAAGAACTAGCACTAAGTAATCTAGATATATTTGAAGAAAAATGGGGCAAAAAATACCCAATGTGTGTAAATTCATGGAGAAATAACTGGGCTGAATTATCAACATATTTCAAATATCCAGAAGGAATAAGAAAACTAATATATACAACAAATAGCATAGAAAACTTTAATAGACAACTTAGAAAAGTAACAAAAAACAAAACAATATTTCCAAGTGACTACGCCCTACAAAAAAGCTTGTATCTAGCGATGGTAGATGCTTCAAGTAAATGGACGAGTAGAATAAGAGGATGGGATCAAATATTGTCACAACTATCAATATTTTTTGAAGGCAGAATCTAA
- a CDS encoding IS110 family transposase codes for MNKLEKLKEEIKITMEATGKYHLPILYELKDRGYFVAVINPLKMKQYCRALNFRKAKNDKIDAKQIAEYGLMYWKELEEYKVDKDNYKILKELNRSYQHYMELRIDQMNYIDQTIHQTFPGIKKLIPHNSGDFSKDKLLDFLEKWWHKDLVLEKTEEEFIEEYKRWAKEKRYHPNANKAKAIYQLAEDSISTQPSHNSKIETNIREGINLIKQINQILNRILSQMIEISEPLEEYKEAKKFSGISEKLAVQIVAEFGDLSKFKNKKSLISFIGIDAPPYESGNFKADQRKISKRGNAILRKVGYQAMKCMMSAKKPENEIYKYMIKKEKEGKAKKVCKFAGLNKFLRIYYARVMESKAQKQELKVA; via the coding sequence TTGAATAAACTAGAAAAGTTAAAAGAAGAAATAAAAATAACAATGGAAGCAACAGGAAAATATCATCTACCAATACTTTATGAATTAAAAGATAGAGGATACTTTGTAGCAGTAATAAATCCACTAAAGATGAAACAATATTGTCGAGCATTAAACTTTAGAAAAGCAAAAAATGACAAAATAGATGCAAAACAAATAGCAGAATATGGACTAATGTATTGGAAAGAATTAGAAGAATACAAAGTAGATAAAGACAACTACAAAATCTTAAAAGAATTAAACAGAAGCTACCAACATTACATGGAGCTAAGAATCGATCAAATGAACTACATAGATCAAACAATACATCAAACATTTCCAGGCATAAAAAAACTAATACCACATAATTCAGGAGACTTTTCAAAAGACAAACTCTTAGACTTTTTAGAAAAATGGTGGCATAAAGACCTAGTGTTAGAAAAAACAGAAGAAGAATTTATAGAAGAATATAAAAGGTGGGCAAAAGAAAAGAGATACCATCCAAATGCAAACAAAGCAAAAGCCATTTACCAATTAGCAGAGGATAGTATCTCAACACAGCCTTCCCATAACTCAAAAATAGAAACGAATATCAGAGAAGGAATAAACCTGATAAAACAAATAAATCAGATTCTAAATAGAATTTTATCACAAATGATAGAAATATCCGAGCCCTTAGAAGAATATAAAGAAGCAAAAAAATTCTCAGGAATATCAGAAAAATTAGCAGTACAAATAGTAGCAGAATTTGGAGACCTATCAAAATTTAAAAACAAAAAAAGCCTAATATCCTTTATAGGAATAGACGCACCACCATATGAATCAGGAAATTTTAAAGCGGATCAAAGAAAAATAAGTAAAAGAGGAAACGCAATACTAAGAAAAGTGGGCTACCAGGCAATGAAATGTATGATGAGTGCTAAAAAACCAGAAAATGAAATATATAAGTACATGATAAAAAAAGAAAAAGAAGGAAAAGCCAAAAAAGTATGTAAATTTGCAGGATTAAACAAATTCTTAAGAATCTACTATGCAAGAGTTATGGAATCAAAAGCCCAAAAACAAGAATTAAAAGTAGCATAA
- a CDS encoding type II toxin-antitoxin system Phd/YefM family antitoxin has protein sequence MKINTKNLVSITEANQNFSKVARLVDEQGSAVILKNNNPKYVLIKYTEFESEQNTDDENITEISKRIMSQNKKAYKELYK, from the coding sequence ATGAAAATTAACACAAAAAATCTTGTATCAATCACAGAAGCAAACCAAAACTTCTCCAAAGTAGCACGACTAGTGGATGAACAAGGATCTGCTGTGATACTAAAAAACAATAATCCTAAATACGTACTCATTAAATATACTGAATTTGAATCAGAACAAAATACTGATGATGAAAACATCACAGAAATCTCAAAACGTATTATGAGTCAAAATAAAAAAGCATATAAGGAACTCTACAAATAA